A stretch of the Acyrthosiphon pisum isolate AL4f chromosome A2, pea_aphid_22Mar2018_4r6ur, whole genome shotgun sequence genome encodes the following:
- the LOC100569127 gene encoding uncharacterized protein LOC100569127 isoform X2 — MTEDNISNSSESHIKTFEIKNDLQKVIVDTFSLFTSDNINSISISDLGKVIRYLEELNEFANIVENQNEPNTVDKNVFVPHMEKQIRASKYKPATANELLQAFHTLDMESKGSLSVDFMQQALREGDSLDPDEITEAIKTAYDPDFQCIYYDIWIHKLLGKNKMDPYALAANDVASANHAKAAEDGELNRLLLSSENNDIDPASAAV; from the exons ATGACTGAAGACAACATATCAAATAGTAGTGAATCACATATTAAGACTTTCG aaataaagaaCGATCTTCAGAAAGTTATTGTTGATACATTTTCATTGTTTACAAGTGACAATATTAACAGCATATCAATTAGTGATTTAGGCAAGGTTATTCGTTATTtgg AAGAATTGAATGAATTCGCAAACATTGTGGAAAATCAAAATGAACCTAATACCGTCGATAAGAATGTATTTGTACCGCATATGGAAAAGCAAATAAGGGCTTCTAA GTATAAACCGGCAACGGCGAACGAATTGCTACAGGCATTTCACACATTAGACATGGAAAGTAAAGGCTCGTTATCTGTGGATTTTATGCAACAAGCGCTCCGCGAAGGCGATTCATTAGATCCCGATGAAATCACTGAAGCAATTAAGACCGCTTACGACCCCGATTTCCAGTGTATATATTACGACATATGGATCCATAAGTTATTG GGAAAGAACAAAATGGACCCGTACGCTTTAGCCGCCAACGATGTCGCTTCGGCTAACCACGCAAAGGCGGCGGAGGACGGAGAACTAAACCGACTGTTATTGTCCTCCGAGAATAATGATATTGACCCGGCTTCAGCGgctgtataa
- the LOC100569127 gene encoding dynein regulatory complex protein 8-like isoform X1, with the protein MTEDNISNSSESHIKTFEIKNDLQKVIVDTFSLFTSDNINSISISDLGKVIRYLGCVPTEEELNEFANIVENQNEPNTVDKNVFVPHMEKQIRASKYKPATANELLQAFHTLDMESKGSLSVDFMQQALREGDSLDPDEITEAIKTAYDPDFQCIYYDIWIHKLLGKNKMDPYALAANDVASANHAKAAEDGELNRLLLSSENNDIDPASAAV; encoded by the exons ATGACTGAAGACAACATATCAAATAGTAGTGAATCACATATTAAGACTTTCG aaataaagaaCGATCTTCAGAAAGTTATTGTTGATACATTTTCATTGTTTACAAGTGACAATATTAACAGCATATCAATTAGTGATTTAGGCAAGGTTATTCGTTATTtgg GATGTGTCCCCACCGAAGAAGAATTGAATGAATTCGCAAACATTGTGGAAAATCAAAATGAACCTAATACCGTCGATAAGAATGTATTTGTACCGCATATGGAAAAGCAAATAAGGGCTTCTAA GTATAAACCGGCAACGGCGAACGAATTGCTACAGGCATTTCACACATTAGACATGGAAAGTAAAGGCTCGTTATCTGTGGATTTTATGCAACAAGCGCTCCGCGAAGGCGATTCATTAGATCCCGATGAAATCACTGAAGCAATTAAGACCGCTTACGACCCCGATTTCCAGTGTATATATTACGACATATGGATCCATAAGTTATTG GGAAAGAACAAAATGGACCCGTACGCTTTAGCCGCCAACGATGTCGCTTCGGCTAACCACGCAAAGGCGGCGGAGGACGGAGAACTAAACCGACTGTTATTGTCCTCCGAGAATAATGATATTGACCCGGCTTCAGCGgctgtataa